In Ostrea edulis chromosome 6, xbOstEdul1.1, whole genome shotgun sequence, a single window of DNA contains:
- the LOC125645661 gene encoding toll-like receptor 8 isoform X1, which translates to MLLGVIAFLLFCGAGALCVPTEVSNICGSSGIMYNCRNNHLKSIPSTIPSNVIAIDASENMITTLYDNSFTGFDNLIAIYLQRNEIYHIQKNAFQDLPHLCILDLNTNLLTKESVDQGIFGNMSSLLDLQLASNYPNGGFPYEEIGRLISLQNLSLSAYALSRHFPSNFGSLKKLKKLEIQDIDVSLLNNNSFENMAELTIEHLFLDFLNNGACANIDEDLLWPFSNLKGLRFQTYCGMRYAVRPLRSLQFRKLDYLDFSRTFPTNNNVQILKDEDLKYLRNICTKNFILRDAGIVWIETMGSALFMKCLERIDLSQNMIRSSPFLFALLEATHIKVIDISYQSHCGHIHYNTLNSNQMLQETSINLTVSTSLEELNFSHYYSEPHALPTSITGNNVQIIDISYTMIEVCSPTYDHISMLLPRLSHLYLSGVPCGDLNVFFLKDLYSLSELYIRHANLGMGLEKYTKAELLRYLNKLKVIDLSDNNLQRLHPNLFQSQAWSLETLLLNNNLLTSIPNALYAAFSLRHIELRSNKLASFSEEDISILNHLMHVQIDVTGNPIDCSCNAIESLHWMHNHYEKFLNLNETHCNEEPNRSVLSVITNIRPLQLQCVSRLWLQITVSVLSSTFLFFAIYAISYRYRMIVCYALLRIRLFWKRGFSKITLGNETTFDAYISYSPSDYLWVSSHLFTALNNENLKISLQDKDFLPGNNFAEEVVTHINKSRYVIFVITETFIKSDWGSYEIQVAKIHAIHTKAKLILIIKDNLQIEDLPRDLLYIWWKIKHLAYNENDTEKKRAKFWKRLISKIKE; encoded by the exons atgCTGCTGG GTGTTATTGCATTTCTACTTTTCTGTGGTGCTGGTGCATTGTGTGTACCCACTGAGGTGTCAAACATATGTGGTTCAAGTGGGATTATGTATAACTGTCGAAACAACCACCTAAAATCTATCCCAAGCACTATACCATCAAACGTCATCGCAATTGATGCTTCTGAAAACATGATCACAACACTTTATGACAATTCCTTCACAGGATTCGATAACTTGATAGCAATTTATCTtcagagaaatgaaatataccACATTCAGAAAAACGCATTTCAAGACCTGCCACATCTGTGCATTTTGGATTTGAATACAAACCTGCTTACTAAAGAATCTGTAGACCAAGGGATATTTGGAAATATGAGCTCACTTCTTGACCTCCAGCTTGCTTCTAACTATCCTAATGGAGGATTTCCCTATGAAGAGATAGGAAGACTTATATCACTACAAAATCTGTCCTTGAGTGCCTATGCATTAAGTCGTCATTTTCCTTCAAATTTCGGAAGTTTGAAGAAACTTAAAAAACTAGAAATTCAAGATATTGACGTGTCTCtattaaacaataattcatttgaaaatatgGCTGAACTCACCATCGAGCATCTCTTCCTCGATTTCCTAAATAATGGTGCGTGTGCTAACATTGACGAAGATTTATTATGGCCATTCTCTAACTTAAAAGGTCTTCGGTTTCAAACTTATTGTGGTATGCGATACGCCGTGAGACCACTAAGGTCGCTACAATTTAGAAAACTGGACTACCTGGACTTTTCTCGAACATTTCCCACAAATAAcaatgttcaaattttaaaagacgaagatctaaaatatctaagaaatATCTGTACAAAAAATTTCATATTGAGGGATGCAGGAATTGTTTGGATAGAAACAATGGGATCAGCTTTGTTCATGAAATGCCTGGAACGAATAGATCTGTCACAGAACATGATACGAAGCAGTCCATTTCTGTTTGCACTACTCGAAGCAACTCATATCAAAGTCATTGATATCAGCTACCAAAGCCATTGTGGTCATATTCATTATAACACATTGAATTCAAACCAAATGCTACAGGAAACATCGATCAATTTGACTGTTTCTACATCATTAGAAGAACTCAATTTCTCCCATTATTATTCAGAGCCACATGCATTACCTACGTCAATTACAGGCaataatgtacaaataattGACATCAGTTATACGATGATTGAAGTATGTTCACCTACATATGACCATATCAGCATGCTTTTACCTCGTCTAAGTCACCTTTATCTTTCCGGCGTACCTTGTGGGGATTTAAACGTATTTTTTCTCAAAGATCTATATTCCTTATCGGAACTTTATATAAGACATGCAAATTTAGGTATGGGTCTAGAAAAGTATACGAAAGCTGAACTTTTGAGATATCTTAATAAGCTAAAGGTAATTGATCTATCTGATAATAATCTGCAACGCTTGCATCCGAACCTTTTTCAAAGCCAGGCATGGTCATTGGAGACGTTGCTATTGaacaataatttattaacttctATACCGAATGCTCTGTACGCCGCATTTTCACTACGACATATAGAACTGCGATCCAACAAATTAGCATCCTTTTCAGAGGaagatatttctattttgaaCCACTTAATGCATGTACAGATAGATGTCACTGGGAACCCTATAGACTGTTCTTGCAACGCAATTGAATCGTTACATTGGATGCACAATCATTATGAAAAATTCCTCAATTTGAACGAAACGCATTGTAATGAGGAACCCAATAGATCCGTTTTAAGTGTGATAACCAATATTCGGCCCTTACAACTCCAATGTGTATCCAGGCTATGGCTGCAGATAACCGTGTCTGTTTTATCCTCCACTTTCCTCTTTTTTGCGATATATGCGATATCATATCGATACCGAATGATTGTCTGCTATGCATTACTACGAATCCGTCTATTTTGGAAACggggattttcaaaaattactttAGGCAACGAAACCACCTTTGATGCATATATTTCATACTCACCCAGCGATTACCTCTGGGTATCATCACATCTCTTCACTGCTTTGAACAACGAAAATCTGAAAATATCTCTGCAAGATAAAGATTTCCTGCCAGGTAATAATTTTGCAGAAGAAGTTGTAACGCACATCAACAAGAGTAGGTACGTGATTTTTGTGATAACGGAGACTTTTATAAAATCTGACTGGGGATCATACGAAATTCAGGTAGCAAAAATCCACGCTATTCACACAAAGGCCAAATTGATATTGATCATCAAAGACAACTTACAGATTGAAGATCTGCCGAGAGATTTGTTATACATTTGGTGGAAAATCAAGCATTTAGCGTACAATGAAAATGACACAGAAAAAAAACGAGCAAAATTTTGGAAACGATTAATCAGCAAAATCAAAGAGTAG